In Salvelinus alpinus chromosome 20, SLU_Salpinus.1, whole genome shotgun sequence, a genomic segment contains:
- the LOC139546323 gene encoding POU domain, class 2, transcription factor 1-like isoform X6, which translates to MLENKGAPEVDSRMSNASETSKCGMESGDGNTEIQTNGLDFQRQTVQTTSAITNAHTQALLQQYISNTHLPSCFSHSKSEDSGAIPTSVQQGVLPQAQLMLAGGQIAGLTLSPAQQQLLLQQAQAQLLAAAMQQQSASQQSSTTGASISASAATPITQLPLSQPIQITSIPSGSTHLPGQLSQLGYPYEMATFSSYLPQLQQLQQQNLTMPQFVLVQPGHHIATQLQPGQFIISQSPQGQQSLLQGQSLLTQLPQSQANLLQTHPSITLATQPATPTRTIAATPIQPLSHSQTSPPKRLATPSLEEPSDLEELEQFAKTFKQRRIKLGFTQGDVGLAMGKLYGNDFSQTTISRFEALNLSFKNMCKLKPLLEKWLNDAVYADNLSSDQALSSPSALGSPGLGMEGLNRRRKKRTSIETNIRLALEKRFLEQNQKPTSEEITMIADQLNMEKEVIRVWFCNRRQKEKRINPPSGGYSNTGTGSSPIKTIFTPTIPLVASTASLVTSNTPTTLTVNPVMPLNSTSVSGLTFTGTTIGATTNTASVISTAPMVTAVTSSPSLSPSPTALQATGTGGTQEHTVVTQAPSSLATSLGTGQVMVAGLGLSAALQGAAQLPTSASFAAMAGLNQGLMASSQFTPGGALLSLAPGGLGGALNTAMLSNSTLATIQGLWSALASGGALPITSLDGSGNLLFANTSAGSTPNLMQPLFLNPQNLSLLTTNPVNLVSAGAAGGGALQVSADHQVTTATVPVPASTITTASRTQ; encoded by the exons ATGCTGGAAAATAAAGGGGCACCAGAAGTGG ATTCTAGAATGAGTAATGCGTCAGAAACGAGTAAATGTGGAATGGAGAGTGGGGACGGAAACACAG AAATCCAAACGAATGGACTGGACTTTCAGAGGCAGACGGTTCAGACCACAAGCGCAATcaccaacgcacacacacaggctctccTCCAACAG tacatttcaaacaccCACCTCCCTTCCTGCTTTTCTCAT TCCAAATCAGAAGACTCGGGTGCAATTCCGACCTCCGTCCAGCAGGGCGTGCTGCCTCAGGCCCAACTCATGCTGGCTGGGGGACAGATAGCTGGA TTGACCCTGTCTCCAGCGCAGCAGCAGTTGTTGTTGCAACAGGCCCAGGCCCAGCTCCTAGCAGCAGCCATGCagcagcagtcagccagccagcagaGCAGCACTACGGGGGCAAGCATCTCTGCCTCTGCAGCCACCCCTATCACACAACTGCCACTGTCCCAGCCCATCCAGATCACCTCT ATTCCCTCTGGTTCTACCCATCTTCCAGGCCAGCTAAGCCAGCTGGGATACCCCTATGAGATGGCGACCTTCAGCAGTTACCTACCT CAGTTACAACAGCTGCAGCAGCAGAACCTGACCATGCCCCAGTTTGTCCTGGTTCAGCCTGGCCACCACATCGCCACCCAGCTGCAGCCTGGCCAGTTCATCATCTCACAGTCGCCGCAGGGCCAGCAGA GTCTCCTGCAAGGCCAGAGTCTTCTAACTCAACTACCTCAAAGCCAAGCCAACCTCCTGCAGACTCATCCCAGCATCACGCTCGCCACACAG CCAGCGACTCCGACCCGCACGATAGCAGCCACGCCCATCCAGCCTCTGTCCCACAGCCAGACCTCGCCCCCTAAACGCCTGGCCACGCCCAGTCTGGAGGAGCCCAGTGACCTGGAGGAGTTGGAACAGTTTGCCAAGACCTTCAAACAGAGACGCATCAAACTGGGCTTCACACAG gGAGATGTTGGCCTGGCCATGGGCAAGCTGTACGGTAACGACTTCAGCCAGACCACCATCTCCCGCTTCGAGGCCTTGAACCTGAGCTTTAAGAACATGTGCAAGCTGAAGCCACTGCTGGAGAAGTGGCTCAACGATGCA GTTTATGCAGACAACCTGTCGTCTGACCAGGCCCTGTCTAGCCCCAGCGCCCTGGGCTCCCCTGGCCTGGGTATGGAGGGGCTGAACCGCCGACGCAAGAAGAGGACCAGCATCGAGACCAACATCCGCTTGGCCTTAGAAAAGAGATTTCTGGAA CAGAACCAAAAACCTACCTCTGAGGAGATCACCATGATCGCCGACCAGCTcaacatggagaaggaggtgatCCGGGTTTGGTTCTGTAACCGCAGGCAGAAAGAGAAGAGGATCAACCCCCCCAGCGGTGGATACAGCAACACAGGGACAGGCAGCAGCCCCATCAAAACCATCTTCACCCCTACGATCCCCCTG GTGGCCAGTACGGCCAGCCTTGTGACCAGTAACACACCGACCACACTGACTGTAAACCCAGTGATGCCTCTCAACAGCACCAGCGTGTCTGGCCTGACCTTCACAG GCACGACCATAGGAGCGACCACAAACACGGCATCCGTCATCTCCACTGCACCTATGGTTACTGCGGTGACCAGCTCCCCATCGCTAAGCCCCTCCCCCACGGCCCTCCAGGCCACGGGGACGGGCGGAACCCAGGAGCACACGGTGGTCACGCAGGCACCGTCGTCCCTAGCGACCAGTCTGGGGACGGGTCAGGTGATGGTGGCTGGACTGGGCCTGTCGGCCGCCCTGCAAGGCGCCGCCCAGTTACCCACCAGCGCTAGTTTCGCTGCCATGGCCGGGCTTAACCAAGGACTTATGGCGTCATCGCAGTTCACTCCTGG gggGGCCTTGTTGAGCTTGGCTCCaggggggctgggaggggctcTGAACACCGCCATGTTGAGCAACAGCACCCTAGCCACCATCCAAGGTCTGTGGAGCG CTCTGGCATCAGGCGGCGCTCTCCCCATCACCTCGCTGGACGGGAGCGGTAACCTGCTGTTCGCCAACACCTCCGCCGGCAGCACCCCCAACCTGATGCAACCCCTCTTCCTGAACCCCCAGAACCTGTCCCTGCTCACCACCAACCCTGTCAACCTGGTGTCAGCCGGAGCTGCTGGGGGCGGGGCCCTGCAGGTCTCAGCTGACCACCAGGTCACCACGGCGACTGTACCAGTTCCCGCTTCCACCATCACCACTGCCTCCAGGACCCAGTGA
- the LOC139546323 gene encoding POU domain, class 2, transcription factor 1-like isoform X11, protein MADGGAASQDESSGPDSRMSNASETSKCGMESGDGNTEIQTNGLDFQRQTVQTTSAITNAHTQALLQQYISNTHLPSCFSHSKSEDSGAIPTSVQQGVLPQAQLMLAGGQIAGLTLSPAQQQLLLQQAQAQLLAAAMQQQSASQQSSTTGASISASAATPITQLPLSQPIQITSQLQQLQQQNLTMPQFVLVQPGHHIATQLQPGQFIISQSPQGQQSLLQGQSLLTQLPQSQANLLQTHPSITLATQPATPTRTIAATPIQPLSHSQTSPPKRLATPSLEEPSDLEELEQFAKTFKQRRIKLGFTQGDVGLAMGKLYGNDFSQTTISRFEALNLSFKNMCKLKPLLEKWLNDAVYADNLSSDQALSSPSALGSPGLGMEGLNRRRKKRTSIETNIRLALEKRFLEQNQKPTSEEITMIADQLNMEKEVIRVWFCNRRQKEKRINPPSGGYSNTGTGSSPIKTIFTPTIPLVASTASLVTSNTPTTLTVNPVMPLNSTSVSGLTFTGTTIGATTNTASVISTAPMVTAVTSSPSLSPSPTALQATGTGGTQEHTVVTQAPSSLATSLGTGQVMVAGLGLSAALQGAAQLPTSASFAAMAGLNQGLMASSQFTPGGALLSLAPGGLGGALNTAMLSNSTLATIQGLWSALASGGALPITSLDGSGNLLFANTSAGSTPNLMQPLFLNPQNLSLLTTNPVNLVSAGAAGGGALQVSADHQVTTATVPVPASTITTASRTQ, encoded by the exons ATTCTAGAATGAGTAATGCGTCAGAAACGAGTAAATGTGGAATGGAGAGTGGGGACGGAAACACAG AAATCCAAACGAATGGACTGGACTTTCAGAGGCAGACGGTTCAGACCACAAGCGCAATcaccaacgcacacacacaggctctccTCCAACAG tacatttcaaacaccCACCTCCCTTCCTGCTTTTCTCAT TCCAAATCAGAAGACTCGGGTGCAATTCCGACCTCCGTCCAGCAGGGCGTGCTGCCTCAGGCCCAACTCATGCTGGCTGGGGGACAGATAGCTGGA TTGACCCTGTCTCCAGCGCAGCAGCAGTTGTTGTTGCAACAGGCCCAGGCCCAGCTCCTAGCAGCAGCCATGCagcagcagtcagccagccagcagaGCAGCACTACGGGGGCAAGCATCTCTGCCTCTGCAGCCACCCCTATCACACAACTGCCACTGTCCCAGCCCATCCAGATCACCTCT CAGTTACAACAGCTGCAGCAGCAGAACCTGACCATGCCCCAGTTTGTCCTGGTTCAGCCTGGCCACCACATCGCCACCCAGCTGCAGCCTGGCCAGTTCATCATCTCACAGTCGCCGCAGGGCCAGCAGA GTCTCCTGCAAGGCCAGAGTCTTCTAACTCAACTACCTCAAAGCCAAGCCAACCTCCTGCAGACTCATCCCAGCATCACGCTCGCCACACAG CCAGCGACTCCGACCCGCACGATAGCAGCCACGCCCATCCAGCCTCTGTCCCACAGCCAGACCTCGCCCCCTAAACGCCTGGCCACGCCCAGTCTGGAGGAGCCCAGTGACCTGGAGGAGTTGGAACAGTTTGCCAAGACCTTCAAACAGAGACGCATCAAACTGGGCTTCACACAG gGAGATGTTGGCCTGGCCATGGGCAAGCTGTACGGTAACGACTTCAGCCAGACCACCATCTCCCGCTTCGAGGCCTTGAACCTGAGCTTTAAGAACATGTGCAAGCTGAAGCCACTGCTGGAGAAGTGGCTCAACGATGCA GTTTATGCAGACAACCTGTCGTCTGACCAGGCCCTGTCTAGCCCCAGCGCCCTGGGCTCCCCTGGCCTGGGTATGGAGGGGCTGAACCGCCGACGCAAGAAGAGGACCAGCATCGAGACCAACATCCGCTTGGCCTTAGAAAAGAGATTTCTGGAA CAGAACCAAAAACCTACCTCTGAGGAGATCACCATGATCGCCGACCAGCTcaacatggagaaggaggtgatCCGGGTTTGGTTCTGTAACCGCAGGCAGAAAGAGAAGAGGATCAACCCCCCCAGCGGTGGATACAGCAACACAGGGACAGGCAGCAGCCCCATCAAAACCATCTTCACCCCTACGATCCCCCTG GTGGCCAGTACGGCCAGCCTTGTGACCAGTAACACACCGACCACACTGACTGTAAACCCAGTGATGCCTCTCAACAGCACCAGCGTGTCTGGCCTGACCTTCACAG GCACGACCATAGGAGCGACCACAAACACGGCATCCGTCATCTCCACTGCACCTATGGTTACTGCGGTGACCAGCTCCCCATCGCTAAGCCCCTCCCCCACGGCCCTCCAGGCCACGGGGACGGGCGGAACCCAGGAGCACACGGTGGTCACGCAGGCACCGTCGTCCCTAGCGACCAGTCTGGGGACGGGTCAGGTGATGGTGGCTGGACTGGGCCTGTCGGCCGCCCTGCAAGGCGCCGCCCAGTTACCCACCAGCGCTAGTTTCGCTGCCATGGCCGGGCTTAACCAAGGACTTATGGCGTCATCGCAGTTCACTCCTGG gggGGCCTTGTTGAGCTTGGCTCCaggggggctgggaggggctcTGAACACCGCCATGTTGAGCAACAGCACCCTAGCCACCATCCAAGGTCTGTGGAGCG CTCTGGCATCAGGCGGCGCTCTCCCCATCACCTCGCTGGACGGGAGCGGTAACCTGCTGTTCGCCAACACCTCCGCCGGCAGCACCCCCAACCTGATGCAACCCCTCTTCCTGAACCCCCAGAACCTGTCCCTGCTCACCACCAACCCTGTCAACCTGGTGTCAGCCGGAGCTGCTGGGGGCGGGGCCCTGCAGGTCTCAGCTGACCACCAGGTCACCACGGCGACTGTACCAGTTCCCGCTTCCACCATCACCACTGCCTCCAGGACCCAGTGA
- the LOC139546323 gene encoding POU domain, class 2, transcription factor 1-like isoform X1 yields the protein MADGGAASQDESSGPDSRMSNASETSKCGMESGDGNTEIQTNGLDFQRQTVQTTSAITNAHTQALLQQYISNTHLPSCFSHSKSEDSGAIPTSVQQGVLPQAQLMLAGGQIAGLTLSPAQQQLLLQQAQAQLLAAAMQQQSASQQSSTTGASISASAATPITQLPLSQPIQITSIPSGSTHLPGQLSQLGYPYEMATFSSYLPQLQQLQQQNLTMPQFVLVQPGHHIATQLQPGQFIISQSPQGQQSLLQGQSLLTQLPQSQANLLQTHPSITLATQPATPTRTIAATPIQPLSHSQTSPPKRLATPSLEEPSDLEELEQFAKTFKQRRIKLGFTQGDVGLAMGKLYGNDFSQTTISRFEALNLSFKNMCKLKPLLEKWLNDAVYADNLSSDQALSSPSALGSPGLGMEGLNRRRKKRTSIETNIRLALEKRFLEQNQKPTSEEITMIADQLNMEKEVIRVWFCNRRQKEKRINPPSGGYSNTGTGSSPIKTIFTPTIPLVASTASLVTSNTPTTLTVNPVMPLNSTSVSGLTFTGTTIGATTNTASVISTAPMVTAVTSSPSLSPSPTALQATGTGGTQEHTVVTQAPSSLATSLGTGQVMVAGLGLSAALQGAAQLPTSASFAAMAGLNQGLMASSQFTPGGALLSLAPGGLGGALNTAMLSNSTLATIQGLWSALASGGALPITSLDGSGNLLFANTSAGSTPNLMQPLFLNPQNLSLLTTNPVNLVSAGAAGGGALQVSADHQVTTATVPVPASTITTASRTQ from the exons ATTCTAGAATGAGTAATGCGTCAGAAACGAGTAAATGTGGAATGGAGAGTGGGGACGGAAACACAG AAATCCAAACGAATGGACTGGACTTTCAGAGGCAGACGGTTCAGACCACAAGCGCAATcaccaacgcacacacacaggctctccTCCAACAG tacatttcaaacaccCACCTCCCTTCCTGCTTTTCTCAT TCCAAATCAGAAGACTCGGGTGCAATTCCGACCTCCGTCCAGCAGGGCGTGCTGCCTCAGGCCCAACTCATGCTGGCTGGGGGACAGATAGCTGGA TTGACCCTGTCTCCAGCGCAGCAGCAGTTGTTGTTGCAACAGGCCCAGGCCCAGCTCCTAGCAGCAGCCATGCagcagcagtcagccagccagcagaGCAGCACTACGGGGGCAAGCATCTCTGCCTCTGCAGCCACCCCTATCACACAACTGCCACTGTCCCAGCCCATCCAGATCACCTCT ATTCCCTCTGGTTCTACCCATCTTCCAGGCCAGCTAAGCCAGCTGGGATACCCCTATGAGATGGCGACCTTCAGCAGTTACCTACCT CAGTTACAACAGCTGCAGCAGCAGAACCTGACCATGCCCCAGTTTGTCCTGGTTCAGCCTGGCCACCACATCGCCACCCAGCTGCAGCCTGGCCAGTTCATCATCTCACAGTCGCCGCAGGGCCAGCAGA GTCTCCTGCAAGGCCAGAGTCTTCTAACTCAACTACCTCAAAGCCAAGCCAACCTCCTGCAGACTCATCCCAGCATCACGCTCGCCACACAG CCAGCGACTCCGACCCGCACGATAGCAGCCACGCCCATCCAGCCTCTGTCCCACAGCCAGACCTCGCCCCCTAAACGCCTGGCCACGCCCAGTCTGGAGGAGCCCAGTGACCTGGAGGAGTTGGAACAGTTTGCCAAGACCTTCAAACAGAGACGCATCAAACTGGGCTTCACACAG gGAGATGTTGGCCTGGCCATGGGCAAGCTGTACGGTAACGACTTCAGCCAGACCACCATCTCCCGCTTCGAGGCCTTGAACCTGAGCTTTAAGAACATGTGCAAGCTGAAGCCACTGCTGGAGAAGTGGCTCAACGATGCA GTTTATGCAGACAACCTGTCGTCTGACCAGGCCCTGTCTAGCCCCAGCGCCCTGGGCTCCCCTGGCCTGGGTATGGAGGGGCTGAACCGCCGACGCAAGAAGAGGACCAGCATCGAGACCAACATCCGCTTGGCCTTAGAAAAGAGATTTCTGGAA CAGAACCAAAAACCTACCTCTGAGGAGATCACCATGATCGCCGACCAGCTcaacatggagaaggaggtgatCCGGGTTTGGTTCTGTAACCGCAGGCAGAAAGAGAAGAGGATCAACCCCCCCAGCGGTGGATACAGCAACACAGGGACAGGCAGCAGCCCCATCAAAACCATCTTCACCCCTACGATCCCCCTG GTGGCCAGTACGGCCAGCCTTGTGACCAGTAACACACCGACCACACTGACTGTAAACCCAGTGATGCCTCTCAACAGCACCAGCGTGTCTGGCCTGACCTTCACAG GCACGACCATAGGAGCGACCACAAACACGGCATCCGTCATCTCCACTGCACCTATGGTTACTGCGGTGACCAGCTCCCCATCGCTAAGCCCCTCCCCCACGGCCCTCCAGGCCACGGGGACGGGCGGAACCCAGGAGCACACGGTGGTCACGCAGGCACCGTCGTCCCTAGCGACCAGTCTGGGGACGGGTCAGGTGATGGTGGCTGGACTGGGCCTGTCGGCCGCCCTGCAAGGCGCCGCCCAGTTACCCACCAGCGCTAGTTTCGCTGCCATGGCCGGGCTTAACCAAGGACTTATGGCGTCATCGCAGTTCACTCCTGG gggGGCCTTGTTGAGCTTGGCTCCaggggggctgggaggggctcTGAACACCGCCATGTTGAGCAACAGCACCCTAGCCACCATCCAAGGTCTGTGGAGCG CTCTGGCATCAGGCGGCGCTCTCCCCATCACCTCGCTGGACGGGAGCGGTAACCTGCTGTTCGCCAACACCTCCGCCGGCAGCACCCCCAACCTGATGCAACCCCTCTTCCTGAACCCCCAGAACCTGTCCCTGCTCACCACCAACCCTGTCAACCTGGTGTCAGCCGGAGCTGCTGGGGGCGGGGCCCTGCAGGTCTCAGCTGACCACCAGGTCACCACGGCGACTGTACCAGTTCCCGCTTCCACCATCACCACTGCCTCCAGGACCCAGTGA
- the LOC139546323 gene encoding POU domain, class 2, transcription factor 1-like isoform X2 produces MADGGAASQDESSGPDSRMSNASETSKCGMESGDGNTEIQTNGLDFQRQTVQTTSAITNAHTQALLQQYISNTHLPSCFSHSKSEDSGAIPTSVQQGVLPQAQLMLAGGQIAGLTLSPAQQQLLLQQAQAQLLAAAMQQQSASQQSSTTGASISASAATPITQLPLSQPIQITSIPSGSTHLPGQLSQLGYPYEMATFSSYLPQLQQLQQQNLTMPQFVLVQPGHHIATQLQPGQFIISQSPQGQQSLLQGQSLLTQLPQSQANLLQTHPSITLATQPATPTRTIAATPIQPLSHSQTSPPKRLATPSLEEPSDLEELEQFAKTFKQRRIKLGFTQGDVGLAMGKLYGNDFSQTTISRFEALNLSFKNMCKLKPLLEKWLNDAVYADNLSSDQALSSPSALGSPGLGMEGLNRRRKKRTSIETNIRLALEKRFLENQKPTSEEITMIADQLNMEKEVIRVWFCNRRQKEKRINPPSGGYSNTGTGSSPIKTIFTPTIPLVASTASLVTSNTPTTLTVNPVMPLNSTSVSGLTFTGTTIGATTNTASVISTAPMVTAVTSSPSLSPSPTALQATGTGGTQEHTVVTQAPSSLATSLGTGQVMVAGLGLSAALQGAAQLPTSASFAAMAGLNQGLMASSQFTPGGALLSLAPGGLGGALNTAMLSNSTLATIQGLWSALASGGALPITSLDGSGNLLFANTSAGSTPNLMQPLFLNPQNLSLLTTNPVNLVSAGAAGGGALQVSADHQVTTATVPVPASTITTASRTQ; encoded by the exons ATTCTAGAATGAGTAATGCGTCAGAAACGAGTAAATGTGGAATGGAGAGTGGGGACGGAAACACAG AAATCCAAACGAATGGACTGGACTTTCAGAGGCAGACGGTTCAGACCACAAGCGCAATcaccaacgcacacacacaggctctccTCCAACAG tacatttcaaacaccCACCTCCCTTCCTGCTTTTCTCAT TCCAAATCAGAAGACTCGGGTGCAATTCCGACCTCCGTCCAGCAGGGCGTGCTGCCTCAGGCCCAACTCATGCTGGCTGGGGGACAGATAGCTGGA TTGACCCTGTCTCCAGCGCAGCAGCAGTTGTTGTTGCAACAGGCCCAGGCCCAGCTCCTAGCAGCAGCCATGCagcagcagtcagccagccagcagaGCAGCACTACGGGGGCAAGCATCTCTGCCTCTGCAGCCACCCCTATCACACAACTGCCACTGTCCCAGCCCATCCAGATCACCTCT ATTCCCTCTGGTTCTACCCATCTTCCAGGCCAGCTAAGCCAGCTGGGATACCCCTATGAGATGGCGACCTTCAGCAGTTACCTACCT CAGTTACAACAGCTGCAGCAGCAGAACCTGACCATGCCCCAGTTTGTCCTGGTTCAGCCTGGCCACCACATCGCCACCCAGCTGCAGCCTGGCCAGTTCATCATCTCACAGTCGCCGCAGGGCCAGCAGA GTCTCCTGCAAGGCCAGAGTCTTCTAACTCAACTACCTCAAAGCCAAGCCAACCTCCTGCAGACTCATCCCAGCATCACGCTCGCCACACAG CCAGCGACTCCGACCCGCACGATAGCAGCCACGCCCATCCAGCCTCTGTCCCACAGCCAGACCTCGCCCCCTAAACGCCTGGCCACGCCCAGTCTGGAGGAGCCCAGTGACCTGGAGGAGTTGGAACAGTTTGCCAAGACCTTCAAACAGAGACGCATCAAACTGGGCTTCACACAG gGAGATGTTGGCCTGGCCATGGGCAAGCTGTACGGTAACGACTTCAGCCAGACCACCATCTCCCGCTTCGAGGCCTTGAACCTGAGCTTTAAGAACATGTGCAAGCTGAAGCCACTGCTGGAGAAGTGGCTCAACGATGCA GTTTATGCAGACAACCTGTCGTCTGACCAGGCCCTGTCTAGCCCCAGCGCCCTGGGCTCCCCTGGCCTGGGTATGGAGGGGCTGAACCGCCGACGCAAGAAGAGGACCAGCATCGAGACCAACATCCGCTTGGCCTTAGAAAAGAGATTTCTGGAA AACCAAAAACCTACCTCTGAGGAGATCACCATGATCGCCGACCAGCTcaacatggagaaggaggtgatCCGGGTTTGGTTCTGTAACCGCAGGCAGAAAGAGAAGAGGATCAACCCCCCCAGCGGTGGATACAGCAACACAGGGACAGGCAGCAGCCCCATCAAAACCATCTTCACCCCTACGATCCCCCTG GTGGCCAGTACGGCCAGCCTTGTGACCAGTAACACACCGACCACACTGACTGTAAACCCAGTGATGCCTCTCAACAGCACCAGCGTGTCTGGCCTGACCTTCACAG GCACGACCATAGGAGCGACCACAAACACGGCATCCGTCATCTCCACTGCACCTATGGTTACTGCGGTGACCAGCTCCCCATCGCTAAGCCCCTCCCCCACGGCCCTCCAGGCCACGGGGACGGGCGGAACCCAGGAGCACACGGTGGTCACGCAGGCACCGTCGTCCCTAGCGACCAGTCTGGGGACGGGTCAGGTGATGGTGGCTGGACTGGGCCTGTCGGCCGCCCTGCAAGGCGCCGCCCAGTTACCCACCAGCGCTAGTTTCGCTGCCATGGCCGGGCTTAACCAAGGACTTATGGCGTCATCGCAGTTCACTCCTGG gggGGCCTTGTTGAGCTTGGCTCCaggggggctgggaggggctcTGAACACCGCCATGTTGAGCAACAGCACCCTAGCCACCATCCAAGGTCTGTGGAGCG CTCTGGCATCAGGCGGCGCTCTCCCCATCACCTCGCTGGACGGGAGCGGTAACCTGCTGTTCGCCAACACCTCCGCCGGCAGCACCCCCAACCTGATGCAACCCCTCTTCCTGAACCCCCAGAACCTGTCCCTGCTCACCACCAACCCTGTCAACCTGGTGTCAGCCGGAGCTGCTGGGGGCGGGGCCCTGCAGGTCTCAGCTGACCACCAGGTCACCACGGCGACTGTACCAGTTCCCGCTTCCACCATCACCACTGCCTCCAGGACCCAGTGA